In Acidianus brierleyi, one genomic interval encodes:
- a CDS encoding glycosyltransferase family 4 protein: MKVRILTETQQRGTYATILIAYEKLKEKGIDTEFYTTFKSPYNVLPPPPKSKIFGEESMLNSEEYSKRILDIISPEKNSIIHLANAWHGIIPIAEKRGIRTVINVQYWWPTCYFNSMEKDGCDCKSISKVSKCIRYKKNGIRKLTSPAEALYAIRKLDKIKKNVSSASAIIAVSKVVKDVLISRGYPEEKIKVININALTFNIDYVPYNPGEYFTFAYLSYPDREKGIFQLLYAFSLALKKNKKIRLKVPGGLESHQVIETVKKLGIEDHVILTKRVPYDQYLKSLRDILYDVDFVVVPSLYIDTWGRVVIESMLAGRPTIVTKGNGGLIEQVSDRVDGFHVNTYDIKEFGEALYKISLISREEVRKMGEIARDNAFQKFDNEIIMNQLIDLYKEISE, encoded by the coding sequence ATGAAAGTTAGGATACTCACTGAGACTCAACAGAGGGGAACCTATGCAACTATTTTGATTGCATATGAGAAATTGAAGGAAAAAGGAATTGACACTGAATTTTATACAACTTTTAAATCTCCATATAATGTTTTACCTCCACCTCCAAAGAGCAAAATTTTTGGAGAAGAAAGTATGCTCAATTCTGAGGAATATTCAAAAAGAATTCTCGACATAATTTCTCCAGAGAAGAATTCTATTATACACCTAGCTAACGCGTGGCATGGAATAATACCCATCGCAGAAAAAAGAGGAATTAGAACCGTTATTAATGTGCAATACTGGTGGCCTACATGTTATTTTAATTCAATGGAAAAGGATGGCTGTGATTGTAAAAGTATTTCGAAGGTTAGTAAGTGTATACGATATAAGAAAAATGGAATAAGGAAACTTACATCTCCAGCAGAAGCTTTATACGCTATAAGGAAATTGGATAAAATCAAGAAAAACGTTTCAAGTGCTTCGGCCATAATAGCTGTAAGTAAGGTAGTTAAAGACGTCTTAATTAGCAGAGGCTATCCTGAGGAAAAAATAAAGGTAATTAATATAAACGCTTTGACTTTTAACATAGACTATGTACCGTATAATCCTGGAGAATATTTTACTTTTGCATATTTAAGTTATCCAGATAGAGAAAAGGGAATATTTCAATTACTTTACGCTTTCTCTCTAGCTCTTAAAAAGAATAAAAAAATAAGATTAAAAGTTCCGGGTGGTCTAGAATCTCATCAAGTTATCGAAACCGTAAAAAAACTAGGAATAGAAGATCATGTTATTCTGACTAAGAGAGTTCCTTATGATCAGTATCTCAAATCTCTTAGAGATATACTTTATGACGTTGATTTTGTTGTAGTGCCAAGTTTATATATAGATACATGGGGAAGAGTGGTTATAGAATCTATGTTAGCCGGAAGGCCTACCATAGTTACTAAAGGTAATGGTGGACTTATAGAGCAAGTATCTGACAGAGTAGATGGCTTTCATGTAAATACATATGATATAAAAGAGTTTGGTGAGGCATTATATAAAATTTCACTTATATCTAGGGAAGAAGTAAGAAAAATGGGAGAAATTGCAAGAGATAATGCGTTCCAAAAATTTGATAATGAAATAATTATGAATCAATTAATAGACTTATATAAAGAAATAAGCGAGTAA
- a CDS encoding glycosyltransferase produces MKTLVIMPPVSLTSESLFATSFLKILTENNEVYAVFPKGLGKLNLNVNKISMKILLGPIISPLVDLPLIRFNSFLRRIDFSANLFYSHLHLGLDLDYIIYPPGIFRNDRIPPYYGIKKIYFKSIYPFIKKLAKSKVNLCSSIYVKNIMKNNIGFDCDVVYPPVIPPENYETREKQNIVVGIGKFIPSKHWEEFIEIAKKVRQKNPTIKFKIIGGLNNAPASLKYYKGLKDIAGNDVELLTDVNEEEKWRIFAESKLVLHCMRYDNFGLGVAEAMYAGAVPIVYKSSGTWEDTIQEGKYGIGYKTIEEAKEEIIKIIEDEKTYKEYSEKAKQRATQFSFNSFRENIMKYLNIYLEK; encoded by the coding sequence ATGAAAACTTTGGTGATAATGCCGCCGGTATCTTTAACTAGCGAGTCACTATTTGCTACTTCTTTCTTAAAAATATTGACAGAAAATAACGAAGTTTATGCAGTTTTTCCAAAAGGATTAGGTAAGCTCAACTTAAACGTTAATAAAATTTCTATGAAAATACTCTTAGGTCCAATAATATCTCCATTAGTGGATTTGCCTTTAATTAGGTTTAACTCCTTTTTAAGAAGGATAGATTTCTCTGCAAACTTATTTTACTCGCATCTTCATTTAGGCTTAGACCTTGATTACATTATATACCCTCCAGGCATTTTTAGGAATGATAGAATTCCTCCATATTATGGAATTAAAAAAATATATTTCAAATCTATTTATCCATTTATAAAAAAATTAGCTAAATCTAAAGTTAATTTATGCAGTTCAATTTATGTTAAAAATATTATGAAGAATAATATTGGCTTTGATTGTGATGTTGTTTATCCTCCAGTAATACCACCAGAAAACTACGAAACAAGAGAAAAACAAAACATTGTAGTAGGAATAGGAAAATTCATACCATCAAAACACTGGGAAGAATTCATAGAAATAGCAAAAAAAGTAAGACAAAAAAACCCAACAATAAAATTCAAAATAATAGGAGGACTAAACAATGCGCCAGCATCTTTAAAGTACTATAAAGGATTAAAGGATATAGCAGGTAATGATGTTGAATTGCTTACTGACGTTAACGAAGAAGAAAAATGGAGAATATTTGCGGAATCTAAATTAGTCTTACACTGTATGCGTTATGATAATTTTGGTCTTGGTGTTGCTGAGGCAATGTATGCTGGAGCAGTACCTATAGTTTACAAGTCATCAGGAACTTGGGAAGACACAATACAAGAAGGAAAATACGGAATAGGTTATAAAACAATAGAAGAAGCAAAAGAAGAAATAATAAAAATAATAGAAGACGAAAAAACATACAAAGAATACAGTGAAAAAGCAAAACAAAGAGCAACACAATTCTCTTTTAATTCATTTAGGGAAAATATTATGAAATATTTAAACATATATCTCGAAAAATAA
- a CDS encoding glycosyltransferase produces MKSLVLMPPLRYTSESAAALGVLYSLYEYGSEIHYVMTEKVYDNYFTTFPEKIVKPFLKSKEEKIKLIRGPLYSPFLDLIRIKNYTKKNHIDRVFNMYYVEYPIGMDVSYVVYPHSIIGYFKDFKLTYSRVKYPYLYTSRLLTKRIARSKNLLCSSNYIKNLMKNIGFDCDVVYPPVIPPENYETREKQNIVVGIGKFIPSKHWEEFIEIAKKVRQKNPTIKFKIIGGLNMIMYPSNEYYEKLVKLAGNDVELLTDVNEEEKWRALSSAKIILHCMREDNFGLGVAEAMYAGAVPIVYKSSGTWEDTIQEGKYGIGYKTIEEAKEEIIKIIEDEKTYKEYSEKAKQRATKFVIDEFKSKIIGIMDRFN; encoded by the coding sequence ATGAAAAGCCTAGTACTAATGCCACCCTTAAGGTATACTAGTGAGTCAGCAGCTGCTTTAGGAGTCCTTTACTCCTTATATGAGTACGGATCAGAAATTCATTACGTTATGACTGAAAAGGTTTATGATAACTATTTTACTACTTTTCCTGAAAAAATAGTGAAACCTTTTCTGAAATCCAAAGAGGAAAAAATTAAATTAATTAGAGGTCCTTTATATTCACCGTTTTTAGATTTAATCAGAATAAAAAATTATACTAAGAAAAATCATATAGACAGAGTTTTCAATATGTATTATGTTGAATATCCAATAGGAATGGATGTAAGTTATGTTGTCTATCCTCATTCAATAATTGGATATTTTAAGGACTTTAAGTTAACATACTCCAGAGTCAAATACCCTTATCTTTATACTAGTAGATTACTTACCAAAAGAATAGCTAGAAGTAAAAATTTACTTTGTAGTTCAAATTATATAAAAAATCTGATGAAAAATATTGGCTTTGATTGTGATGTTGTTTATCCTCCAGTAATACCACCAGAAAACTACGAAACAAGAGAAAAACAAAACATTGTAGTAGGAATAGGAAAATTCATACCATCAAAACACTGGGAAGAATTCATAGAAATAGCAAAAAAAGTAAGACAAAAAAACCCAACAATAAAATTCAAAATAATAGGAGGACTAAACATGATAATGTACCCTTCTAATGAGTATTACGAAAAACTAGTAAAACTAGCAGGTAATGATGTTGAATTGCTTACTGACGTTAACGAAGAAGAAAAATGGAGAGCATTATCTTCGGCCAAGATTATTCTGCATTGTATGAGAGAAGATAATTTTGGTCTTGGTGTTGCTGAGGCAATGTATGCTGGAGCAGTACCTATAGTTTACAAGTCATCAGGAACTTGGGAAGACACAATACAAGAAGGAAAATACGGAATAGGTTATAAAACAATAGAAGAAGCAAAAGAAGAAATAATAAAAATAATAGAAGACGAAAAAACATACAAAGAATACAGTGAAAAAGCAAAACAAAGAGCAACAAAATTTGTAATAGACGAGTTTAAATCAAAAATTATTGGCATTATGGATAGATTCAATTAG
- a CDS encoding class I SAM-dependent methyltransferase — translation MSVIEFVVNEIQCEEFQGKRVIEVGSKYVNGSVRPFIEKFCKPKEYTGVDIEEGKFVDVVLPADKLVEKFGENSFDVLVSTETLEHVKDWRTIINNMKLIVKPMGYIYITTRSFGFPYHGYPYDFWRYEIEDMEKIFSDFEIIKLTKDPLKPGVFLKARKPLNFKLIDLSYIALYSMITNERTRQIPDKLPTPRKKISLYQRLRMKIRTQI, via the coding sequence ATGAGTGTTATCGAATTTGTTGTAAATGAGATTCAATGCGAAGAATTTCAAGGTAAGAGGGTTATAGAGGTGGGAAGTAAGTACGTAAATGGGAGCGTTAGGCCTTTTATAGAGAAGTTTTGTAAACCTAAGGAATATACAGGTGTAGATATTGAAGAAGGAAAATTTGTTGATGTTGTTCTTCCAGCAGATAAGCTTGTCGAAAAGTTCGGTGAGAATTCCTTCGATGTATTAGTCTCTACAGAGACATTAGAACATGTTAAAGATTGGAGAACTATTATAAACAATATGAAGCTAATTGTCAAACCAATGGGATACATATACATAACCACTAGGTCTTTTGGTTTTCCTTATCACGGATATCCTTATGATTTTTGGCGCTATGAAATTGAGGATATGGAAAAGATTTTCAGTGATTTTGAAATAATAAAATTGACAAAAGATCCATTAAAGCCAGGAGTCTTCCTTAAAGCTAGAAAACCTCTTAATTTCAAACTAATAGACTTATCATATATAGCATTATACTCAATGATTACTAATGAAAGGACAAGACAGATTCCAGATAAATTACCAACACCTAGAAAAAAGATCTCGTTATATCAAAGACTAAGGATGAAAATTAGAACACAAATATAA
- a CDS encoding glycosyltransferase: protein MLTVIVTRNPNTNILYKNIIAIKNITNSKILIIDNASSIDLSKIRKLCDYFVQNNTNEGLAKAYNYAIKIASYLNEDWILLLDQDTEIYENLDIQKIFDEYNKLPIMGKVAIISLNRIYAHTTKNEIGNFKLCKSVVNSGSILNVKICSRFRYNEDLFIDRIDNDYCSRLRKNGFYILVYRYQLIYHSIGDYSRLYNKQISKIIIFLLKILSIRHGIREFKKVMHYRAFYVVYNNYYRYYTIIRNTVYLCSRGKIDLFYLKTLPSWVLSLYEQTNLIITLKLVSLALFHGILGDLKNDNKKLIKHF from the coding sequence ATGCTGACAGTAATAGTAACTAGAAATCCAAATACTAACATTTTATATAAGAATATAATAGCGATAAAGAATATAACAAATTCTAAAATATTAATAATAGATAATGCATCAAGTATTGATTTATCAAAGATCCGTAAGCTATGTGATTATTTCGTGCAAAACAATACCAATGAAGGTCTTGCTAAAGCTTACAATTATGCTATAAAAATAGCTTCATACTTAAATGAAGACTGGATATTATTGTTAGATCAAGATACTGAGATTTATGAAAATTTAGATATACAGAAAATCTTTGATGAATACAATAAATTGCCTATAATGGGTAAGGTAGCTATAATTTCTCTAAACAGAATATACGCGCATACTACAAAGAACGAAATAGGTAATTTTAAGCTATGTAAAAGTGTGGTAAATAGTGGAAGCATTCTTAATGTTAAGATATGTTCTAGGTTTAGATATAATGAAGATCTTTTTATAGATAGAATAGATAACGACTACTGCAGTAGGTTACGTAAGAATGGTTTTTACATATTAGTATATCGTTATCAGCTTATTTATCATAGTATAGGAGATTATTCAAGATTATATAATAAACAGATTTCTAAGATTATAATATTTTTATTAAAAATTCTGAGTATTAGGCATGGAATTCGAGAATTTAAGAAAGTGATGCATTATAGAGCTTTTTATGTGGTATATAACAATTATTATAGGTATTATACTATAATTAGAAATACTGTATATTTATGCTCTAGAGGGAAGATAGATTTATTTTACCTAAAAACTTTACCTTCATGGGTACTTTCTCTATATGAGCAAACTAATTTGATTATAACGCTTAAACTAGTAAGTTTAGCACTATTTCACGGCATATTAGGTGATCTTAAAAATGATAATAAGAAGTTAATTAAACATTTTTAA
- a CDS encoding FkbM family methyltransferase, which yields MFHALKRANSYRKVYKNWIDVISKVRKGEQQIPVILRTDKNNKGVCTLSCVRLLIALITEFNFDITKFYFEDGKIFYDGNLIVQYNVSFLSFFIKKGNEWYLPKYNLKFDERIGYPLFEVFIQNQYDTDVQGEVIDIGANIGDSAIYFAVKGASHVYAFEPLPSIYEVALRNVKLNNLEDKITLINAGVSSKDGKIKVPSSIRVKDSGVYSAISSKGDVEVPLISFQKVIEMAKDPYLLKMDCEGCEADIILNCNSLPFEKIFVESHPYITKVSHKRLISKLRELKYKCEERIKVGRAELFYCSKIF from the coding sequence ATGTTTCATGCACTAAAGAGAGCTAACAGCTATAGGAAAGTTTACAAGAATTGGATTGATGTGATATCTAAAGTTAGAAAAGGAGAACAACAAATTCCAGTTATTTTAAGAACAGATAAGAATAATAAAGGCGTATGTACATTATCTTGTGTTAGACTACTTATTGCCCTAATTACTGAATTCAATTTTGATATAACTAAATTCTATTTCGAAGATGGAAAAATATTTTATGACGGTAACTTAATAGTTCAATATAATGTATCGTTTTTATCATTTTTTATCAAAAAAGGGAATGAATGGTATCTTCCAAAATATAACTTAAAGTTTGATGAAAGAATAGGTTATCCATTATTTGAAGTTTTTATACAAAATCAATATGATACTGACGTTCAAGGTGAGGTTATAGATATTGGGGCTAATATTGGGGATTCGGCGATCTATTTTGCAGTGAAAGGCGCTTCGCACGTTTATGCTTTCGAACCTTTACCATCAATTTATGAGGTAGCCTTAAGAAACGTAAAATTAAACAACTTAGAAGATAAAATAACTCTAATAAATGCTGGTGTTTCTTCAAAGGATGGAAAAATTAAAGTTCCGTCATCAATAAGGGTTAAAGATTCTGGAGTTTATTCTGCGATCTCAAGTAAAGGGGACGTGGAAGTTCCTTTAATCTCTTTTCAAAAAGTTATAGAAATGGCTAAAGATCCTTATTTGCTTAAAATGGATTGTGAAGGATGTGAGGCTGATATAATCCTAAACTGTAATAGCTTACCATTTGAGAAGATTTTTGTAGAATCTCATCCTTACATAACTAAAGTTTCGCATAAAAGACTAATATCAAAATTAAGAGAACTTAAATACAAATGTGAGGAGAGAATAAAAGTTGGTAGAGCAGAGTTATTTTATTGCTCAAAAATTTTCTAA
- a CDS encoding glycosyltransferase family 2 protein — MDEIPIVILNYNGLNLLKLYLDSVLNTEYPNEVIVVDNGSKDGSLDYLKSKGVKTIALEKNYGPAYARNVAIKRYNTKYMAFLDNDVLVPRDWLNPLVDTIKNKENIAAVQSVYTEWKWGDQPSEIPWFSTAAALTKRDILEKIGGFDEHYFFYWEDIELSWRLYRAGYKILMVPKSKVIHEAHGTAKKLPSAFTSYLMMRNQLILLLSFYNKKQIFTNFVPLVLIRFFQAFRPPNRKAKLKAIFSLVGEINYVRKKRAQLKEISRTYDDVFMEYLGRDPFGYIEFRSVFEGIRTKIHRNEQISVSS, encoded by the coding sequence ATGGATGAAATTCCTATAGTTATACTCAATTATAATGGATTGAATTTATTAAAATTATATCTGGATAGTGTTCTTAATACAGAATATCCTAACGAAGTTATAGTTGTTGATAACGGTTCTAAAGACGGAAGCTTAGATTACTTAAAAAGTAAAGGAGTAAAAACAATAGCGTTAGAAAAGAATTATGGCCCTGCATATGCTAGAAATGTTGCTATAAAGAGGTATAATACGAAATATATGGCTTTTTTAGATAATGATGTCTTAGTTCCAAGAGATTGGCTAAATCCATTGGTTGATACTATAAAAAATAAGGAAAATATAGCTGCAGTACAGAGTGTTTATACTGAATGGAAATGGGGAGATCAACCTTCTGAGATTCCTTGGTTTTCTACAGCGGCAGCATTAACCAAGAGAGATATTTTAGAAAAAATTGGCGGATTTGACGAACATTATTTCTTCTATTGGGAAGATATAGAGCTATCCTGGAGACTATATAGAGCAGGGTATAAGATTTTAATGGTTCCTAAATCTAAGGTAATTCATGAAGCTCATGGTACAGCTAAGAAATTACCATCGGCTTTTACATCATATCTTATGATGAGAAATCAGTTAATACTTTTGTTATCGTTTTATAATAAAAAACAAATATTTACAAATTTCGTTCCTTTAGTTCTAATTAGATTTTTCCAGGCTTTCAGACCTCCTAATAGGAAAGCTAAACTAAAAGCAATATTTTCATTAGTTGGTGAAATAAACTATGTAAGGAAGAAGAGGGCACAACTTAAAGAAATATCAAGAACATACGACGACGTATTTATGGAATATTTAGGTAGAGATCCCTTCGGCTATATAGAATTTAGATCAGTGTTTGAAGGAATAAGAACAAAAATTCATAGAAATGAACAAATATCAGTATCATCTTGA
- a CDS encoding glycosyltransferase: MVSLSVNMIFRNEEPVVKKVLDNIFQQIDGEFVLIDNMSRDRTFDILKSYERDNVIVDRYNGPKGGARNKALILSHGKYILCLDGDQIYYNLQKLIDEYLNNYDGYGLKVGRSSFPILAPRELLIKVGGWRNLVHIEDWDLWFRLTDSCKYLYLANKDYIFGDHLHDHKMHHTKWQTAKGLIERYRDRTLTGLPSPYLKDNPELLPFYVIGKLLVIPKYKMLAHYKCTKHLREKLPPKLEGIDWDLKRHYNLLKYEKTHCNDLIFDEAIKIFEEKYSR; encoded by the coding sequence ATGGTTAGCCTTAGTGTTAATATGATTTTTAGGAATGAGGAGCCTGTTGTTAAGAAAGTGCTAGATAATATTTTCCAACAAATAGACGGTGAATTTGTACTTATTGATAATATGAGTAGGGATAGGACTTTTGATATTCTTAAGAGTTATGAGAGGGATAACGTTATAGTTGATCGTTATAATGGACCTAAAGGAGGAGCTAGGAATAAGGCATTAATTCTCTCACATGGTAAGTACATATTATGTTTAGACGGAGACCAAATATACTATAACCTACAAAAATTAATTGATGAATACCTAAATAATTATGACGGATATGGATTAAAAGTAGGAAGAAGTTCTTTTCCTATTTTAGCTCCTAGGGAACTCCTGATTAAAGTAGGAGGATGGAGAAACTTAGTACACATTGAAGACTGGGATTTATGGTTCAGACTAACGGACAGCTGCAAATATCTCTATTTGGCTAATAAGGATTATATTTTTGGAGATCATCTTCACGATCATAAGATGCATCATACTAAATGGCAAACAGCAAAAGGCTTAATAGAAAGATATAGGGATAGGACACTTACTGGTTTACCTTCTCCTTATCTTAAGGACAATCCTGAACTTCTTCCTTTTTATGTGATTGGAAAATTGTTGGTTATTCCAAAATATAAGATGCTTGCTCACTATAAATGCACCAAACATTTAAGAGAAAAGTTACCGCCAAAGCTAGAAGGAATAGATTGGGATTTAAAAAGACATTATAATCTTTTGAAATATGAGAAGACACATTGTAATGATCTCATCTTTGATGAAGCAATAAAAATCTTTGAAGAGAAATATTCAAGATGA
- a CDS encoding glycosyltransferase family 2 protein produces MPFISVIVTAHNRREYLRDAVDSVLNQTIDDYEIIVVKNFKDEIDDYLKENSVKSVLVGEEMCGMDIVNGLREARGEVISFLDDDDLFLPRKLEKVKEVFQDEEVGYYHNAFENFLERTPNNLDKIHIKKDYDYTIIDNQEKVKKFGFMLSKDARINNSSISIRKTLITNSISYLEKIDYSIDMFMFYLGLISNKKMIVDPCVLSLRRIHYTNSSVLNNTNIIEWIKGKKNFKEHHINDFIILHNMARNTAYERNIRTELANDKITLARLPSIPIDKKYRPTLEDLYYYFKLNKKSLRAILSGISIYAPDFVKWKLIRKLYDLEQRRLKEKIERGNKLFYK; encoded by the coding sequence ATGCCTTTCATTTCTGTTATTGTTACTGCTCATAATAGGAGGGAATATTTGAGGGATGCTGTTGATTCCGTTTTGAATCAAACAATTGATGATTATGAGATTATTGTTGTTAAGAATTTTAAGGACGAGATTGACGATTACTTGAAGGAGAACAGTGTTAAGAGCGTTCTTGTTGGTGAGGAGATGTGCGGTATGGATATTGTGAATGGTTTGAGGGAAGCTAGGGGTGAAGTAATATCCTTCCTTGACGACGATGACTTATTCTTGCCCAGGAAGTTGGAGAAGGTTAAGGAAGTATTCCAAGACGAAGAAGTAGGATACTATCATAACGCTTTTGAGAATTTTCTTGAAAGGACTCCCAATAATCTTGATAAAATACATATTAAGAAGGATTACGATTATACTATAATAGACAACCAGGAAAAAGTAAAAAAATTCGGATTTATGTTAAGTAAGGATGCAAGAATTAACAACAGTTCAATAAGCATAAGAAAAACTTTGATTACTAATTCTATATCATATCTGGAGAAAATAGATTATTCTATTGATATGTTCATGTTTTATTTAGGATTAATCAGTAACAAGAAGATGATAGTTGATCCATGTGTATTATCTCTTAGAAGGATACATTATACTAACTCAAGTGTATTAAATAATACAAATATTATTGAGTGGATAAAAGGGAAAAAGAATTTTAAAGAACATCATATAAATGACTTCATAATACTTCATAATATGGCACGAAATACGGCTTACGAGAGAAATATAAGAACTGAATTAGCTAACGATAAAATTACTTTAGCTAGACTTCCTTCTATTCCTATAGATAAAAAATATAGACCTACATTAGAGGATTTATACTATTATTTTAAGCTTAATAAAAAGAGTTTAAGGGCAATATTATCTGGAATTAGCATTTACGCTCCAGATTTCGTTAAATGGAAACTTATAAGGAAATTGTATGATTTAGAACAAAGGAGGTTAAAGGAGAAAATAGAGAGAGGAAATAAGCTATTTTACAAATAA
- a CDS encoding glycosyltransferase family 2 protein — protein sequence MKLLSIIIVNVKGKENLSRLLQSLSLSTFKDFEIIVIDNVKNESLNNVKTVYINEDKGPAYCRNIGARNSEGKFLLFLDNDTKVPEDSLGHLINFLSSNQYKIVQLKLIREDGTIDSAGGFIDDLGYPYEKYRGERSKNVNSIYPILYAKGAALIISRDVFEKLGGFDEDYFFRI from the coding sequence GTGAAATTGCTAAGTATAATAATAGTTAATGTAAAGGGTAAGGAAAATCTTTCTAGACTTTTACAGTCATTATCTTTATCTACTTTTAAGGACTTTGAAATTATTGTAATAGACAATGTAAAAAACGAGTCTTTAAATAATGTAAAAACAGTTTATATTAATGAAGATAAGGGTCCTGCTTATTGCCGTAATATTGGAGCTAGAAACTCAGAAGGTAAATTTTTACTATTTTTAGACAATGATACTAAAGTCCCAGAAGATTCCTTGGGACATTTAATTAATTTTTTATCATCCAATCAATATAAAATAGTTCAACTAAAATTAATAAGAGAGGATGGAACAATAGATAGTGCTGGAGGTTTTATAGACGATCTAGGCTATCCTTATGAGAAATACAGAGGAGAAAGATCAAAGAACGTCAACTCTATTTATCCAATTCTCTATGCTAAAGGCGCTGCATTAATAATTTCACGTGATGTTTTTGAAAAATTAGGAGGATTTGATGAGGATTATTTTTTTCGGATATGA
- a CDS encoding glycosyltransferase family 2 protein, whose protein sequence is MRIIFFGYEETDLCFRAWKLGYEVVFLPVNIIHYEHGSYSNNDVKKERRLVYFLESRRLYFIHKNYNAKFLLKKLPFVYYYFLGSMVMDIVKRKNTNLCLGRLKALLWFFTKIPEIIRKRMIKKNYIRSENDLENLGLIISHKNR, encoded by the coding sequence ATGAGGATTATTTTTTTCGGATATGAGGAAACTGATCTTTGTTTTAGAGCATGGAAACTAGGATATGAGGTAGTATTTCTTCCCGTAAATATAATCCACTATGAGCACGGTTCTTATTCCAATAACGATGTTAAAAAGGAAAGGAGACTAGTATACTTTTTAGAAAGTAGGAGATTATATTTTATTCATAAGAATTATAATGCAAAATTTCTCTTAAAGAAGTTACCTTTCGTTTATTATTATTTTTTAGGATCTATGGTCATGGATATAGTCAAAAGGAAAAATACTAATCTTTGTCTAGGAAGACTCAAAGCATTATTATGGTTTTTTACTAAAATTCCAGAAATAATAAGAAAAAGAATGATAAAAAAGAATTATATACGGAGTGAAAATGATTTGGAAAATTTAGGACTTATAATTTCACATAAAAATAGATAA
- a CDS encoding glycosyltransferase → MLEFLIAGLLLLIIHFGEPVYYFMYVKGNKLNISPVYSEPPKVSIIIPTYNEGDKIREKIKNVLDSYPNDYMEILVVDSSNDGTDEIVKTMGIPQIRIIKEEKRKGKIFAVKEGIRNAKNNLVIITDADAIWENPLINAVKFLGGEIGAVSCIKSANSETENAYRNFYNVIRLGESAIFATPIFHGEMTAFRKDIINDKDLPNVGADDSTIATLTAIKGFRAICVKDFLAKEIAPKGLDYVSWKMRRGSHLVRHFFRNLSKVLKSNNQYFKKIFVEEFYLHIINPWLLVLGILFLAIGNIEVFSILLILLLISLVSSKTREAIRAWIPNQFFLILAQLFATKGEVLAWKKEKK, encoded by the coding sequence ATGTTAGAATTTCTAATAGCAGGATTATTATTGTTAATTATCCATTTCGGAGAGCCTGTATATTACTTTATGTACGTAAAAGGAAATAAATTGAATATTTCTCCCGTTTATTCAGAACCTCCAAAAGTGAGTATAATAATACCAACATATAACGAGGGGGACAAAATAAGGGAGAAAATAAAAAATGTGCTTGATAGCTATCCTAATGATTATATGGAAATCTTAGTAGTAGATTCAAGTAATGATGGAACGGACGAAATAGTAAAAACTATGGGAATTCCACAAATAAGGATAATAAAGGAAGAAAAAAGAAAAGGGAAAATATTTGCAGTAAAAGAAGGAATAAGAAATGCTAAAAATAACCTTGTAATAATAACAGATGCTGACGCTATATGGGAAAATCCCTTAATTAATGCTGTGAAATTCTTGGGGGGAGAAATAGGAGCAGTTAGCTGTATAAAGTCAGCTAATAGTGAAACAGAAAATGCTTACAGGAATTTTTATAATGTAATAAGACTTGGGGAATCAGCTATTTTTGCTACACCAATATTTCATGGGGAAATGACAGCATTTAGAAAAGATATTATAAATGATAAAGATTTACCCAACGTTGGTGCAGACGATAGTACAATAGCCACTCTAACAGCTATAAAAGGGTTTAGGGCTATATGTGTTAAAGACTTTCTTGCTAAGGAAATAGCTCCTAAAGGATTGGATTACGTAAGCTGGAAAATGAGGAGAGGTTCTCATCTAGTAAGACACTTTTTTAGGAATCTTTCGAAAGTTTTAAAATCTAACAACCAATACTTTAAAAAAATTTTTGTTGAAGAATTCTATCTCCATATTATTAATCCCTGGCTTCTAGTGCTAGGTATATTATTTTTAGCTATAGGTAATATAGAGGTATTCTCAATACTTTTAATTCTACTTTTAATATCGTTAGTATCCAGCAAAACTAGGGAAGCAATAAGAGCATGGATTCCAAATCAATTCTTTCTAATTTTGGCTCAATTGTTTGCTACAAAAGGTGAGGTTTTGGCATGGAAAAAGGAGAAAAAATAA